A single genomic interval of Lewinellaceae bacterium harbors:
- a CDS encoding GHKL domain-containing protein, translating into MATVLQFIFQQTSHRYGILLPLLFLFISILSSAQESNLFFKKYGVPDGLPEGNIQDILLDDQGFVWFGTQAGLVKYDGYEFQVFKGKLDKSDTSGAYLSGCNGGVIKSRDGKIWIGTEDGVITSYDPVMEKFSNYYPLDKKGGYASILFDDPRGNIWFKAYEPNSDNFHFGCLHPESGKFSFYPDLADGNYSRYGSYSYGEDHAVADYGLWMLDKRKNLCFLDTVTDQFEVILLVGEALTAAGLTDTIHFITRGLGASLLLTGDLGFYVFDMQQRSISKAYLNSEKSKSRLVAEWPVFAIQDYHGNYWVSHWGGILSKVDGASDQVTTYRYGDGMLTYDQGPPEINYFLPMFDDSTGSWFQCVTPNRTRTFFLYYDLATNAFRYYDSKFNNRENPPLPGNVFFPNLKDRTGLWWIGAKPGLFKQAPKNHQMDLFRFDYEDPNTLPDDDIKAVFEDSNNRLWIGTAKGAAIYRPEQLNFLRIQHKATDPGTLSNDLITTIHEDSQGGVWIGTDNGLNLWQEKSHRFERFFVEKDGRNPCQYIYTDPSGRLWVAMNKEGLMELAPGTGKLIKKLSPVWNPRRGTRDLVAAIFQDSRQKLWVGTRWDGLFCLNEEENGFIPYKNVPGDSNSLGSNMIRIITEDSKGRLWFGINIGGLNQFLPDENRFIKMSSEVRIGSIQTFAYDQKGSLWLGTYSGVGLTNFDDATGDFVYYGDEKGLLHNDIVSVGPNLGLAVDRSGKFYIPTQRGLSIFDPETKTFYSYYEKDGFQPYSLDYYEIKRKNGEIWIGGNFGLNRIVPENLFGRDATTGDVVLTKMTINDSSYSQPDGAIFSKAVSYTDAIRLKHWQKDITFEYVYLHYLRSEDNLYSWILENYNDTWSAPSTLRKATLTNLSPGTYIFKVKAANADGVWMNEEDARAIKITIAPPWWRTWLAYGIYALLLLLLGRRILLYQQAKAMRLEREKTQARELEQARQIEKAYTELEQTHENLKSTQAQLIQSEKMASLGELTAGIAHEIQNPLNFVNNFSEVSQELLDELQEEVKEGNLEEVVAITSDLKSNLEKINHHGKRADAIVKSMLQHSRISSGDKEPTDINALCDEYLRLAYHGMRAKDQSFNAEYKTEFDPNLPKIKVVPQDIGRVVLNIFNNAFQAIQDVENPAVSVSTKLLDKQIEIRIADNGSGIPDSIKDKIFQPFFTTKPTGQGTGLGLSLSYDIVRAHGGEIKVNTKGNKGTEFVIQMPLN; encoded by the coding sequence TTGGCAACGGTTCTACAGTTTATCTTCCAACAGACAAGTCACAGGTATGGCATCCTGTTGCCTTTATTATTTTTATTTATTTCGATATTAAGTTCTGCACAGGAAAGTAATCTCTTCTTTAAGAAATACGGTGTGCCTGATGGACTGCCTGAAGGAAATATCCAGGATATCCTCCTGGATGATCAGGGATTTGTCTGGTTTGGTACACAAGCCGGGCTGGTGAAATACGACGGTTATGAATTTCAGGTATTCAAAGGCAAGCTGGATAAATCAGATACCTCAGGGGCCTATCTTTCCGGTTGTAATGGTGGAGTCATCAAAAGCCGGGACGGTAAAATTTGGATCGGTACCGAAGATGGCGTAATCACCTCTTACGATCCGGTCATGGAGAAGTTTTCCAACTATTATCCATTAGATAAAAAGGGGGGGTACGCTTCTATTCTCTTTGATGATCCCCGGGGCAATATCTGGTTTAAGGCCTATGAACCCAATTCGGATAACTTTCATTTTGGTTGTTTACATCCTGAATCGGGTAAATTCAGTTTCTATCCGGACCTGGCCGATGGAAATTATTCCCGTTATGGTTCCTACAGTTATGGGGAAGACCATGCGGTGGCCGATTATGGTTTATGGATGCTTGATAAAAGAAAAAATTTATGTTTTCTGGATACGGTGACTGACCAGTTTGAAGTCATTCTTCTGGTAGGTGAAGCACTGACAGCTGCAGGCCTTACGGATACCATTCATTTTATCACCAGAGGACTTGGCGCTTCCTTGCTCCTTACCGGTGATCTTGGATTTTATGTCTTTGATATGCAACAAAGAAGTATAAGCAAAGCATACCTGAACAGTGAAAAATCAAAGAGCCGCCTGGTTGCCGAATGGCCCGTGTTTGCCATTCAGGACTACCATGGTAACTACTGGGTCTCCCATTGGGGAGGAATTCTGTCAAAGGTGGATGGCGCATCGGATCAGGTGACTACCTATCGCTATGGCGACGGAATGCTGACGTATGATCAGGGGCCTCCTGAGATCAATTATTTTCTGCCTATGTTTGATGATTCTACAGGTAGCTGGTTTCAATGTGTTACCCCAAACAGGACCAGGACATTTTTTCTTTATTACGACCTGGCGACAAATGCATTTCGTTATTACGATAGCAAATTCAATAACCGGGAAAATCCTCCTTTACCGGGTAATGTGTTTTTCCCTAACCTCAAGGACCGGACGGGTCTTTGGTGGATAGGGGCAAAGCCCGGGTTGTTTAAACAGGCTCCTAAAAACCATCAGATGGACCTGTTTCGATTTGATTACGAGGACCCCAATACCCTGCCGGATGACGATATCAAAGCGGTATTTGAAGACAGCAATAACAGGTTATGGATAGGTACAGCAAAGGGAGCGGCTATCTACCGGCCAGAACAACTAAATTTCCTGCGTATTCAGCACAAGGCTACCGATCCCGGCACGCTGAGTAATGATTTGATCACAACGATTCATGAAGATTCCCAGGGTGGGGTTTGGATTGGTACGGATAACGGGTTAAATCTATGGCAGGAAAAAAGTCATCGGTTTGAGCGGTTTTTCGTCGAAAAAGATGGCAGGAATCCTTGCCAGTATATTTACACCGACCCATCGGGTCGGCTTTGGGTGGCGATGAATAAGGAGGGCCTGATGGAATTAGCCCCTGGCACAGGTAAGCTGATAAAAAAGCTGTCTCCGGTATGGAATCCACGAAGGGGTACGCGGGATTTAGTTGCCGCTATTTTCCAGGATTCCAGGCAAAAACTATGGGTGGGTACCCGGTGGGACGGACTCTTTTGCCTCAATGAAGAAGAAAACGGATTCATACCGTATAAAAATGTACCTGGAGATTCCAATTCCCTCGGTTCAAATATGATTCGAATCATAACGGAGGATAGCAAAGGTCGCCTCTGGTTCGGAATCAATATAGGTGGTTTGAATCAATTTTTACCTGACGAAAATCGATTCATTAAAATGTCTTCCGAAGTTCGAATAGGTTCTATACAGACTTTTGCCTACGACCAGAAAGGTTCGTTATGGTTAGGCACCTACTCCGGTGTGGGATTGACCAATTTTGATGATGCAACAGGGGATTTTGTTTATTATGGGGACGAAAAAGGGCTCCTGCACAATGATATCGTTTCCGTGGGACCCAATCTGGGTCTGGCGGTAGACCGATCCGGAAAATTCTATATTCCTACCCAGAGAGGATTATCCATTTTTGATCCTGAAACCAAAACATTTTACTCCTATTATGAAAAGGATGGTTTTCAGCCATATAGCTTAGACTACTACGAAATCAAAAGAAAAAATGGAGAGATTTGGATAGGAGGGAATTTTGGACTGAATCGCATCGTGCCGGAAAACTTATTTGGCCGCGACGCTACAACGGGAGATGTGGTTCTTACAAAAATGACCATCAATGACTCATCGTATTCCCAGCCTGACGGTGCTATTTTTAGCAAAGCCGTGTCCTATACCGATGCCATCAGGCTCAAGCATTGGCAAAAGGATATCACCTTTGAATATGTCTATTTGCATTATTTGCGGTCAGAAGATAATCTGTATTCCTGGATACTGGAAAACTACAATGATACCTGGTCGGCGCCATCAACTTTAAGGAAAGCGACCTTAACCAATCTTTCTCCCGGCACCTATATTTTTAAGGTGAAGGCCGCCAATGCCGATGGTGTCTGGATGAATGAGGAAGATGCCAGGGCCATCAAGATCACTATTGCTCCTCCCTGGTGGCGAACCTGGTTGGCGTATGGAATTTACGCATTGCTATTGTTATTGCTCGGAAGGCGCATTCTTTTGTATCAGCAAGCCAAAGCCATGAGGTTGGAGCGGGAAAAAACCCAAGCCCGCGAGTTGGAACAGGCCAGACAGATTGAAAAAGCCTATACCGAATTGGAGCAAACGCATGAAAATCTGAAATCCACCCAGGCTCAGCTCATCCAGTCTGAAAAAATGGCATCACTGGGAGAACTGACCGCTGGCATCGCACATGAGATTCAAAACCCGCTGAATTTTGTCAATAACTTTTCGGAGGTGAGTCAGGAGCTTTTGGATGAATTGCAGGAAGAAGTCAAAGAAGGTAATCTGGAAGAAGTTGTTGCGATTACATCTGATTTGAAAAGTAATCTGGAAAAGATCAATCATCACGGGAAACGAGCGGATGCCATTGTCAAAAGTATGCTGCAGCATTCCCGCATCAGTTCCGGGGATAAGGAGCCTACCGATATCAATGCATTGTGTGACGAATACTTGCGGTTAGCTTATCACGGAATGCGGGCTAAAGACCAGAGCTTTAATGCTGAGTATAAAACAGAATTCGATCCCAACCTGCCCAAAATCAAGGTGGTCCCTCAGGATATCGGAAGAGTGGTGCTGAATATCTTCAACAATGCCTTCCAGGCGATTCAGGATGTAGAAAACCCTGCCGTTTCGGTTTCAACAAAATTACTGGATAAGCAAATTGAAATCCGCATCGCCGACAATGGCTCCGGCATCCCCGATTCCATCAAAGACAAGATCTTCCAGCCCTTCTTCACCACGAAACCTACCGGACAGGGAACGGGATTGGGATTGAGTCTGAGCTATGATATTGTGAGAGCACATGGAGGTGAAATAAAAGTAAATACAAAAGGAAATAAAGGAACTGAATTTGTGATTCAAATGCCCCTCAATTAG